In Sphingomonas sanxanigenens DSM 19645 = NX02, the following proteins share a genomic window:
- a CDS encoding bifunctional transaldolase/phosoglucose isomerase, with protein sequence MTSRLKQLSEAGQAVWLDFVDRKFLGQGGLRKLIEEDGLTGVTSNPSIFEKAMGHGDAYDAGFTEFLGKADASVVDTYESQAIADIKAAAADLRPAYDRLRGKDGYVSLEVSPYLANNTDATIEEAQRLWAAVGEPNLMVKVPGTKAGMPAIRRLITDGININVTLLFSLEAYQALAEAYVGGLEARVQRGEPVDRVASVASFFVSRIDAQIDKAIDARVAAYDPESDALKAIRGKVAIANAKLAYDWYRGFIAGNRWQALAAKGAMPQRLLWASTGTKDSAYPDTLYIDTLIGPDTINTMPPKTMDAFRDHGSVHGMLTERLDEARHVLDEAKRLGLDLGGVTTGLVDEGVRLFADAADALLGAVAQKRTAFLGDRQNGMTATLPAGLNEAVEKRLEQARADVWARQLWAGDAKLWTGKDESKWLGWLAAARGQQVDPAALKALGEEAKRYSHAVLLGMGGSSLGPEVLANILGNAPGSPTLHVLDTTDPGQITTVATAIDPADTLFIVSSKSGSTMEPELLRAFFYDLAGKDGACFVAVTDPGSKLEATAKADGFAHVFPGDPAIGGRYSVLSAFGMVPAAAMGIDVHAFYEATAPMVFACGPDAPAAANPGIRLGAIIGEAALAGRDKLTILTSPKLAPFGAWLEQLLAESTGKEGKGIVPVDLEPIGAIEAYGADRLFVHFEMAGDAEDGLDTALTKLAEAGHPVVRITVAKPELIGQEFFRWEIATAVAGAVIGIDPFDQPDVEDAKIATRKLVDAYEASGALEPETAAAEDNDFAIFTADDSGFGSAQPAALLRMHFAGLAPGDYAGFLGYVERDETNAAAIAAMRVAVRDAKAVATVAGFGPRFLHSTGQAYKGGPASGVFLTITRDPDPDLAIPGRTASFGTVQIAQARGDMDVLAARGRRVLRVHLKKAGGRIEALRAAIVAAAQN encoded by the coding sequence ATGACCAGCCGCTTGAAGCAACTCAGCGAAGCGGGTCAGGCCGTCTGGCTCGATTTCGTCGACCGCAAGTTTTTGGGCCAAGGCGGGCTGCGCAAGCTCATCGAGGAGGATGGGCTCACCGGCGTCACCTCCAATCCTTCCATCTTCGAGAAGGCTATGGGGCATGGGGACGCCTATGACGCCGGCTTCACGGAATTCCTCGGCAAGGCCGATGCGAGCGTGGTCGACACCTATGAAAGTCAGGCGATCGCCGACATCAAGGCGGCCGCGGCCGACCTGCGGCCGGCCTATGACAGGCTCCGCGGCAAGGACGGCTATGTCAGCCTCGAAGTCTCGCCCTATCTCGCCAACAACACCGATGCGACGATCGAGGAAGCGCAGCGGCTTTGGGCGGCCGTCGGCGAGCCGAACCTGATGGTGAAGGTGCCGGGCACGAAGGCCGGCATGCCCGCGATCCGCCGGCTGATCACGGACGGCATCAACATCAACGTCACTTTGCTGTTCTCGCTCGAAGCCTATCAGGCCCTGGCGGAGGCCTATGTCGGCGGCCTGGAGGCGCGGGTGCAGCGCGGCGAGCCGGTCGACCGTGTCGCGAGCGTCGCCAGCTTCTTCGTCAGCCGGATCGACGCGCAGATCGACAAGGCGATCGACGCGCGGGTGGCGGCCTACGATCCCGAGAGCGACGCCCTGAAGGCGATCCGTGGTAAGGTGGCCATCGCCAACGCCAAGCTCGCCTATGACTGGTATCGCGGCTTCATCGCGGGCAACCGCTGGCAGGCGCTCGCCGCCAAGGGCGCGATGCCGCAGCGGCTGCTCTGGGCCTCCACGGGCACCAAGGATTCGGCCTATCCGGACACGCTCTATATCGACACGCTGATCGGCCCCGACACGATCAACACGATGCCACCCAAGACGATGGACGCGTTCAGAGACCACGGCAGCGTCCACGGAATGCTCACCGAAAGGTTGGACGAGGCGCGGCATGTTCTCGACGAGGCCAAGCGCCTCGGCCTCGATCTCGGCGGCGTCACCACGGGGCTGGTCGATGAAGGCGTGCGGCTGTTCGCCGATGCGGCCGATGCGCTGCTCGGCGCGGTCGCGCAGAAGCGCACCGCCTTCCTCGGAGATCGCCAGAACGGGATGACGGCCACGCTGCCGGCCGGGCTGAACGAAGCCGTTGAGAAGCGGTTGGAACAAGCCCGCGCAGATGTCTGGGCACGGCAGCTGTGGGCGGGCGACGCCAAGCTCTGGACGGGCAAGGACGAGAGCAAATGGCTTGGATGGCTGGCGGCCGCACGCGGCCAGCAGGTCGATCCCGCCGCATTGAAGGCGCTCGGCGAGGAAGCGAAGCGCTACAGCCACGCCGTTCTGCTCGGCATGGGCGGATCGAGCCTCGGGCCCGAGGTGCTGGCGAACATCCTCGGCAACGCGCCGGGCAGCCCGACGCTGCACGTGCTCGACACCACCGATCCTGGCCAGATCACCACCGTCGCCACCGCGATCGATCCGGCCGACACCTTGTTCATCGTCTCGTCCAAGTCGGGCTCGACGATGGAGCCGGAGCTGCTGCGCGCTTTTTTCTACGATCTTGCCGGCAAGGATGGCGCCTGCTTCGTCGCCGTGACCGATCCGGGATCGAAGCTGGAGGCGACGGCCAAAGCGGATGGCTTCGCGCATGTTTTCCCCGGCGATCCCGCGATCGGCGGGCGCTACTCGGTGCTCTCCGCCTTCGGCATGGTGCCGGCCGCCGCGATGGGGATCGACGTCCACGCCTTCTACGAGGCGACGGCGCCGATGGTGTTCGCCTGTGGGCCAGATGCGCCGGCGGCGGCGAATCCGGGCATCCGGCTTGGCGCGATCATCGGCGAGGCGGCGCTCGCCGGGCGCGACAAGCTCACCATCCTGACGTCGCCGAAGCTCGCGCCATTCGGCGCGTGGCTCGAGCAATTGCTTGCGGAGTCGACCGGCAAGGAGGGCAAGGGCATCGTCCCGGTCGATCTGGAGCCAATCGGCGCGATCGAAGCCTATGGGGCCGACCGGCTATTCGTCCACTTCGAGATGGCGGGCGACGCCGAGGATGGCCTTGATACGGCGCTGACGAAATTGGCCGAAGCCGGGCATCCAGTGGTCCGCATCACGGTCGCCAAGCCCGAGCTGATCGGGCAGGAATTCTTCCGCTGGGAGATCGCGACCGCGGTCGCCGGCGCGGTGATCGGCATCGATCCGTTCGACCAGCCCGACGTGGAAGATGCCAAGATCGCCACGCGCAAGCTGGTGGATGCCTATGAGGCGTCGGGCGCGCTGGAGCCCGAGACCGCCGCGGCGGAGGATAATGACTTCGCCATCTTTACCGCAGACGACAGCGGCTTTGGTTCAGCCCAACCGGCAGCGCTGCTGCGGATGCACTTCGCAGGCCTGGCGCCTGGCGATTATGCCGGGTTCCTTGGCTATGTGGAGCGCGACGAGACGAACGCGGCGGCAATCGCGGCGATGCGGGTAGCGGTACGCGATGCCAAGGCGGTGGCGACGGTCGCGGGCTTCGGGCCGCGCTTCCTCCACTCGACGGGCCAGGCCTACAAGGGCGGCCCGGCGAGCGGCGTCTTCCTGACGATCACGCGCGATCCCGATCCCGATCTGGCGATTCCCGGCAGGACGGCGAGCTTCGGCACCGTCCAGATCGCGCAGGCGCGCGGCGACATGGACGTGCTCGCCGCGCGCGGCCGGCGCGTTCTGCGCGTCCACCTGAAAAAGGCCGGCGGGCGCATCGAAGCCTTGCGCGCGGCGATCGTCGCGGCAGCCCAGAATTAA
- the gnd gene encoding phosphogluconate dehydrogenase (NAD(+)-dependent, decarboxylating), translating into MRLAMIGLGRMGANIARRLMRGGHEIVAFDRNAPAVAELAGEGATAAASLEEVADKLESPRIFWVMLPAGPPTESTIATLMALAAPGDIIIDGGNSFYKDDIRRAKLCAMQGLHYVDVGTSGGVWGLERGYCMMIGGDFATLDSLDPLFEVLAPGHGTIPRTPERGDPNEDARAEKGYIHTGPAGSGHFVKMVHNGIEYGLMQAYAEGFDILKGKSSDKLPEDERFDLNLTDIAEVWRRGSVISSWLLDLSAAALAKDQMLEQFSGQVADSGEGHWTIEAAMEEAVPAYVLSAALFARYRSRVDTTFGDKLLSAMRFGFGGHVEMPQ; encoded by the coding sequence ATGCGTCTCGCAATGATCGGCCTCGGCAGGATGGGAGCCAATATAGCGCGCCGGCTAATGCGCGGCGGTCACGAGATCGTCGCCTTCGATCGCAACGCTCCGGCGGTGGCAGAGCTGGCCGGCGAAGGCGCGACCGCCGCCGCCTCGCTTGAGGAGGTCGCCGACAAGCTGGAGAGCCCGCGAATCTTCTGGGTAATGCTGCCGGCGGGGCCGCCGACGGAGAGCACGATCGCGACGCTGATGGCCTTGGCTGCCCCAGGCGACATCATCATCGACGGCGGCAACAGCTTCTACAAGGACGACATCCGCCGGGCGAAGCTGTGCGCAATGCAAGGCCTCCACTATGTCGATGTGGGCACCTCGGGCGGCGTATGGGGACTCGAGCGCGGCTATTGCATGATGATCGGCGGCGATTTTGCTACTCTCGACAGCCTCGATCCCCTGTTCGAGGTGCTGGCGCCGGGCCATGGCACCATCCCGCGCACGCCGGAGCGCGGCGACCCCAATGAGGATGCGCGCGCCGAGAAGGGCTATATCCACACCGGTCCCGCGGGTTCGGGCCACTTCGTCAAGATGGTGCACAACGGCATCGAATATGGCCTGATGCAGGCCTATGCTGAGGGGTTCGACATCCTGAAGGGCAAGTCTTCCGACAAGCTGCCGGAAGACGAGCGCTTCGACCTCAACCTGACCGACATCGCCGAGGTCTGGCGGCGCGGTAGCGTCATTTCCTCTTGGCTGCTCGACCTATCGGCCGCGGCGCTCGCCAAGGATCAGATGCTCGAGCAATTCTCTGGCCAAGTCGCGGATTCCGGCGAGGGTCACTGGACGATCGAGGCGGCAATGGAGGAGGCGGTTCCTGCCTACGTCCTCTCTGCAGCACTGTTCGCGCGCTACCGCAGCCGGGTCGACACGACATTCGGCGACAAGCTGCTCTCGGCGATGCGGTTCGGCTTTGGGGGCCATGTCGAGATGCCCCAATGA
- the zwf gene encoding glucose-6-phosphate dehydrogenase, producing the protein MSDAPAAPPATFVIFGALGDLTRRLLVPALVNLARAGLLADDMTLLGVSHHDGDDEHLRQALDDFVKDDADWQRLRGRIRYLRGDFADPATYQALGTQLTGNAVFYLATAPSFFGTVVDQLGEGGLLNATAGFRRIVIEKPFGTDLATAQALNRQILTQAREDQIYRIDHFLGKETVQNIMVARFGNAMIEAVWNNRYVDHVQITAAEAVTVGTRGRFYDGTGALRDMVPNHLFQLLAMIGMEPPISFDAEAIHTEKGKVIAAIRPIDPAEAIRGRYAAGSIAGKPVPAYLAEPDVDPASRTETFAALKVHVETWRWSGVPFYLRTGKAMPVRDTEIVVQFRDVPLALFRETVVDRLPPNRLVVQIQPDEGISLEFVVKRPGPVVNTAPVAMNFRYKDHFEVGHQTGYETLLYDVLTGDQTLFQRADQIEGGWRAVQPLLDVWAQGTPEEYAAGSAGPESADALMHRSHRRWHHLG; encoded by the coding sequence ATGAGCGATGCTCCGGCTGCACCCCCTGCTACCTTCGTCATCTTCGGCGCTCTAGGGGACCTCACCCGCCGGTTGCTGGTACCCGCGCTCGTTAACCTCGCCCGGGCCGGCTTGCTCGCCGATGACATGACGCTGCTCGGCGTCAGCCATCATGACGGCGACGACGAGCATCTGCGCCAGGCGCTTGACGATTTCGTGAAGGACGATGCCGACTGGCAGCGGCTCCGCGGCCGTATCCGCTATTTGCGGGGCGATTTCGCCGATCCCGCCACGTACCAGGCGCTCGGCACCCAACTCACCGGCAACGCGGTCTTCTACCTCGCCACCGCACCGAGCTTCTTCGGGACCGTCGTCGATCAGCTCGGCGAAGGGGGGCTGCTCAACGCGACTGCCGGCTTCCGCCGCATCGTGATCGAAAAGCCGTTCGGCACCGACCTCGCCACTGCGCAGGCGCTCAACAGGCAGATCCTTACCCAGGCGAGAGAGGATCAGATTTACCGGATCGACCATTTCCTGGGAAAGGAGACGGTGCAGAACATCATGGTCGCACGCTTCGGCAACGCCATGATCGAAGCCGTCTGGAACAACCGCTACGTCGATCATGTCCAGATTACCGCCGCCGAGGCCGTGACTGTCGGCACGCGCGGCAGATTCTATGACGGCACGGGCGCATTGCGCGACATGGTACCCAATCACCTCTTTCAGCTGCTGGCGATGATTGGGATGGAGCCGCCGATCAGCTTCGATGCCGAGGCAATCCATACCGAGAAGGGGAAGGTCATCGCCGCCATCCGCCCGATCGATCCGGCCGAGGCCATTCGCGGCCGCTATGCAGCTGGCAGCATAGCCGGCAAGCCAGTGCCCGCTTACCTCGCCGAACCGGACGTCGATCCCGCCAGCCGCACCGAGACCTTCGCCGCGCTCAAGGTGCACGTGGAGACCTGGCGATGGTCGGGCGTGCCTTTCTATCTACGCACCGGTAAGGCGATGCCGGTACGCGATACCGAGATCGTGGTTCAGTTCCGTGACGTGCCACTGGCGCTGTTCCGGGAGACGGTGGTGGATCGCCTGCCCCCCAACCGCCTCGTCGTGCAAATTCAGCCGGACGAGGGCATCAGCCTCGAGTTTGTGGTCAAGCGGCCGGGGCCCGTCGTGAACACCGCGCCCGTCGCCATGAACTTTCGCTACAAGGACCATTTCGAGGTCGGCCACCAGACTGGCTACGAAACTTTGCTCTACGACGTGCTAACCGGCGATCAGACGCTGTTCCAGCGAGCCGACCAGATCGAAGGTGGCTGGCGCGCGGTGCAGCCGCTCCTCGATGTGTGGGCTCAGGGCACTCCGGAGGAATATGCTGCGGGCAGCGCCGGTCCCGAAAGTGCGGATGCGCTGATGCACCGCTCGCACCGACGCTGGCATCACCTCGGGTGA
- a CDS encoding Cof-type HAD-IIB family hydrolase translates to MSDIDGTLVRRDKSLSEGVIAAVGRAKAAGIAVSLISARPPSGMLWIAERLELTGVLGAFNGGTIVQPDGTVVSADQLEPECAARALALLDHPAITPWLFAGGLWYARAIDGVYVPRERRAANIDPIIRRDFAGLLAHPDKIVGVSDDHALLARLDGEIAAALGQDATVGRSQPYYLDITAPRANKGDGVAALAAAIGVPLANVAVLGDERNDLPMFARAGLSIAMGQGPDAVRAAADRVTRSNEEDGVAHAIDEIILPEAAP, encoded by the coding sequence GTGTCCGATATCGACGGCACGCTCGTCCGCCGCGACAAGAGCCTCTCCGAAGGCGTGATCGCAGCGGTCGGGCGGGCCAAGGCGGCCGGCATCGCGGTGAGCCTGATCAGCGCCCGACCGCCCAGCGGCATGCTGTGGATCGCGGAACGGCTGGAGCTCACGGGCGTCCTCGGCGCCTTCAATGGTGGCACGATCGTCCAGCCCGACGGGACTGTCGTCTCGGCCGACCAGCTCGAGCCCGAATGCGCCGCACGGGCGCTCGCGCTGCTGGATCACCCGGCCATCACCCCGTGGCTGTTCGCGGGCGGCCTCTGGTATGCCCGCGCAATTGACGGTGTGTATGTTCCGCGCGAGCGCCGCGCGGCCAACATCGACCCGATCATCAGGCGCGACTTCGCGGGACTGCTCGCCCATCCCGACAAGATCGTCGGCGTCAGCGACGACCATGCACTGCTCGCGCGACTTGACGGAGAGATCGCGGCCGCACTCGGGCAGGACGCCACCGTTGGCCGTTCCCAGCCCTACTATCTCGACATCACCGCCCCCCGCGCCAACAAGGGCGATGGCGTCGCCGCACTGGCCGCCGCGATCGGCGTGCCGCTCGCTAACGTCGCCGTGCTCGGCGATGAGCGCAATGACCTGCCGATGTTCGCGCGCGCAGGTCTCTCGATTGCAATGGGACAGGGTCCCGATGCCGTCCGGGCCGCCGCTGACCGGGTAACTCGGTCGAACGAGGAGGACGGCGTTGCCCATGCGATAGACGAGATCATCCTGCCGGAAGCGGCTCCATGA
- a CDS encoding HAD-IIB family hydrolase has translation MKRLIAFDLDGTLAESKQPIDQATAELLAELLDLLRVAVISGGDWPQFETQVVSRLPRKANLRQLFIMPTTGTKLYRFDAGWQVVYADVFSQEERSRILDALTRAADESGLRETQIWGERVEDRGSQITFSGLGQLAPLDAKTAWDPDFAKRKRLQAALRTTLHDLSVNIGGSTSIDITRQGIDKAYGMRKLAEHAGVPFAEMLFLGDAIYPGGNDNPVREAGIDTIAVRDVAETRTAISAIIACLRPSQANGRGDPVP, from the coding sequence ATGAAGCGACTTATCGCTTTCGACTTGGACGGCACCCTGGCCGAGAGCAAACAGCCGATCGACCAAGCGACGGCCGAGTTGCTTGCCGAGCTTCTCGATCTCCTCCGCGTTGCGGTGATCTCCGGGGGCGACTGGCCACAGTTCGAGACACAAGTCGTGTCGCGGCTGCCCAGGAAAGCCAACCTCCGTCAGCTGTTCATCATGCCGACCACGGGTACCAAGCTCTACCGTTTCGATGCGGGCTGGCAGGTCGTGTACGCCGACGTCTTCTCGCAAGAAGAGCGCAGCCGCATCCTCGATGCGTTAACCAGGGCAGCCGACGAGAGTGGGCTCCGCGAGACCCAGATATGGGGCGAACGAGTGGAGGATCGCGGCAGCCAGATCACGTTTTCCGGGCTCGGGCAGCTCGCTCCCCTCGACGCAAAGACCGCGTGGGATCCAGACTTCGCCAAGCGCAAACGCCTCCAGGCGGCCCTCCGAACGACGCTCCACGATCTCTCGGTCAACATTGGCGGATCAACCTCGATCGACATCACTCGTCAGGGCATCGACAAGGCTTATGGAATGCGCAAGCTAGCCGAGCATGCCGGCGTTCCCTTCGCCGAAATGCTCTTCCTCGGCGACGCGATCTACCCGGGGGGCAACGACAACCCTGTTCGTGAGGCGGGGATTGATACGATCGCAGTCCGGGACGTCGCCGAGACCAGGACCGCGATCTCGGCGATCATCGCTTGCCTGAGGCCTTCACAGGCAAATGGTCGAGGGGATCCAGTGCCCTGA
- a CDS encoding glycoside hydrolase family 130 protein, with protein MSKADFVTRLPVLLRSDPARVVIRPYTPAADPKGFDQGDRPRAQRIADRVLALDEAELREELRRLLTDFSGRHRDVESVFLRRFQEVNGLIICKCEVSRDRAILIGAYFSNEYSYEAAALFNPSIVPHPDQSGVAADAIRFVLSLRAVGEGHVSSVAFRTGVCGANGVVAIDPSSPRPVVLQMENMPGDGTSEPGVRIICDGSHDLSEIVLFPMTPSQRNGIEDLRLVRFVDDDGSATYLGTYTAFNGQAIRQELLRTTDFRTFELKALHGDATSSKGMALFPRRIDGQYAILGRQDNENILFLTSDDLYDWNGGVKTVSPRWPWEFVQIGNCGSPIEIDEGWLLITHGVGSVRNYCIGACLLDRNDPSKLLARVTQPLLRSDAEEREGYVPNVAYSCGAMVHNRVLVLPYAVADSFTTFATVPLDQLLAAMA; from the coding sequence ATGTCGAAGGCTGATTTTGTGACCCGCCTGCCTGTGTTGCTTCGGTCCGATCCAGCGCGCGTGGTCATTCGGCCTTACACCCCAGCGGCGGATCCGAAGGGGTTCGACCAGGGAGATCGTCCGCGCGCACAACGCATCGCAGATCGGGTGCTTGCGCTCGATGAAGCCGAGTTGCGCGAAGAATTGCGACGCCTCCTGACCGACTTCTCAGGTCGTCACCGGGACGTGGAGTCAGTCTTCCTTCGGCGGTTTCAAGAGGTGAACGGATTGATTATATGCAAATGCGAAGTCAGCCGCGACCGCGCAATCTTGATTGGGGCTTACTTCAGCAATGAATATTCCTACGAGGCCGCGGCTTTGTTCAACCCGAGCATTGTCCCTCACCCCGACCAGTCCGGCGTCGCAGCCGATGCCATCCGCTTCGTTCTTTCGCTGCGAGCGGTCGGCGAAGGACATGTTTCATCGGTCGCCTTCCGCACGGGCGTGTGCGGAGCGAACGGTGTCGTCGCGATCGATCCCTCCAGTCCAAGGCCGGTCGTGCTGCAGATGGAAAACATGCCCGGCGACGGGACGAGCGAGCCGGGCGTGCGTATCATCTGCGATGGGAGTCATGATCTGTCGGAAATCGTATTGTTTCCAATGACGCCCAGCCAGCGCAACGGCATCGAAGACCTCCGTCTCGTTCGTTTTGTCGATGATGACGGGAGCGCAACTTACCTCGGCACTTACACCGCTTTCAATGGTCAAGCGATCCGACAGGAGTTGCTCCGCACCACTGATTTTAGAACCTTCGAACTCAAAGCCCTCCACGGAGACGCCACGAGCAGCAAGGGGATGGCGCTGTTCCCGCGTCGTATCGACGGGCAATACGCAATACTCGGTCGGCAGGACAACGAGAACATCTTGTTCCTGACGTCGGACGATCTATACGACTGGAACGGCGGCGTGAAAACGGTCTCGCCGCGCTGGCCTTGGGAATTCGTTCAGATCGGCAATTGCGGGTCGCCCATCGAGATCGATGAGGGCTGGCTGCTGATCACGCATGGCGTCGGTTCAGTGCGAAACTATTGCATCGGGGCATGCCTCCTGGACCGCAACGATCCGTCGAAACTGCTGGCGCGCGTGACTCAACCGCTGCTCCGATCAGATGCCGAAGAACGCGAAGGCTATGTTCCGAACGTGGCTTACAGTTGCGGCGCGATGGTCCACAATCGCGTGCTGGTGCTGCCCTATGCCGTTGCCGACAGCTTCACCACCTTCGCGACGGTGCCACTCGACCAGCTTCTGGCGGCGATGGCGTAG
- the pgl gene encoding 6-phosphogluconolactonase, giving the protein MHEVEWLEFDDWAAMVWQVVNDVEIAVECAVDARGCALLAVPGGKTPVPIFRALAARSLNWPKVMLLPTDERLVAEDDPLSNAGLIRAHFGTTGATIMPLCERVDIDPGAAGRAADRRLRVLQWPFDLVWLGMGEDGHTASILPGPDFEAALSAPLSRRACGVVPDPPPKEAPVARVTLTRAALVATRTLMLTISGDKKRAVARQAIEDGPRSATAIGRVLAECSAPIKVVWCK; this is encoded by the coding sequence ATGCACGAGGTCGAGTGGCTGGAATTCGACGACTGGGCCGCAATGGTGTGGCAGGTCGTCAACGATGTTGAGATCGCGGTAGAATGCGCGGTCGACGCGCGCGGGTGCGCGTTGCTTGCAGTGCCGGGCGGCAAGACGCCAGTGCCGATATTCCGCGCGTTGGCCGCTCGCTCACTGAACTGGCCGAAGGTCATGCTGCTGCCGACTGATGAAAGGTTGGTCGCGGAGGATGATCCGCTCAGCAATGCCGGCTTGATTCGCGCTCATTTCGGCACCACGGGCGCTACCATAATGCCGCTGTGCGAGCGCGTGGATATCGACCCAGGGGCGGCGGGCCGCGCCGCGGATCGGCGCCTGCGGGTGCTGCAATGGCCATTCGACCTTGTCTGGCTCGGGATGGGTGAGGATGGCCATACCGCCTCGATCCTGCCGGGGCCGGATTTTGAGGCGGCGTTGAGCGCTCCGTTATCACGCCGCGCCTGCGGCGTCGTTCCCGACCCACCACCAAAGGAGGCACCGGTCGCGCGCGTTACCCTCACTCGAGCGGCGCTTGTGGCGACACGGACGCTGATGTTGACGATCAGCGGTGACAAGAAGCGCGCGGTTGCGAGGCAGGCAATCGAAGACGGCCCGCGGTCAGCAACCGCGATTGGGCGCGTGCTGGCCGAGTGCAGCGCACCAATTAAAGTCGTTTGGTGCAAGTGA
- a CDS encoding class I mannose-6-phosphate isomerase, producing MAAIRLTTKRIEKPWGRTKLWAGFGSVAPGGEPVGEIWFEAPGDPELLIKYLFTSEKLSIQVHPDDTVAQAHGYPRGKDEAWVVLAAEPRATIAIGTMAPMTQDELRRAALDGTIEKLVDWKAVKTGDVYYSPARTVHAIGPGLTLVEVQQNVDLTYRLYDYGRPRELHLDEGIAASNPVPYVAPYVAKELTPGRTILADHAAFVLERWTRSGEATLASDGRPIWLVPLEGGGAFDDEGFEACGVWLAEGETALRVDPGTELLVVYPGAGVIDRLWEPDV from the coding sequence ATGGCCGCCATCCGCCTCACCACCAAGCGAATCGAGAAACCCTGGGGGCGGACCAAGCTGTGGGCGGGCTTCGGCAGCGTGGCGCCAGGCGGTGAGCCCGTCGGGGAGATCTGGTTCGAGGCACCCGGCGATCCCGAGCTGCTCATAAAATATCTCTTCACCAGCGAGAAGCTGTCCATCCAGGTTCACCCCGACGATACGGTGGCGCAGGCGCACGGCTATCCGCGCGGCAAGGACGAGGCGTGGGTGGTGCTCGCCGCGGAGCCGCGTGCAACAATCGCGATTGGCACAATGGCCCCAATGACCCAGGACGAACTTCGCCGCGCCGCGCTTGATGGTACGATCGAGAAGCTCGTCGACTGGAAGGCGGTCAAGACGGGCGACGTCTATTATTCGCCCGCGCGCACCGTCCATGCGATCGGGCCGGGGCTGACGCTGGTCGAGGTTCAGCAGAATGTCGATCTGACGTACCGCCTCTACGATTATGGCCGGCCGCGAGAGCTGCATCTCGACGAGGGCATCGCAGCGAGCAATCCCGTCCCCTACGTCGCACCGTATGTAGCCAAGGAGCTCACGCCAGGTCGTACCATCCTCGCCGACCACGCCGCCTTCGTGCTTGAGCGTTGGACGCGCTCGGGCGAGGCAACGCTCGCCAGTGACGGTCGGCCGATCTGGCTAGTGCCGCTCGAGGGCGGCGGCGCGTTCGACGACGAGGGCTTCGAGGCGTGCGGGGTGTGGCTCGCCGAGGGTGAAACCGCGCTCCGCGTGGATCCAGGCACCGAACTGCTCGTCGTCTATCCCGGCGCGGGCGTGATCGATCGACTGTGGGAGCCGGACGTGTGA